Proteins co-encoded in one Ananas comosus cultivar F153 linkage group 15, ASM154086v1, whole genome shotgun sequence genomic window:
- the LOC109721597 gene encoding tubulin--tyrosine ligase-like protein 12 produces MASSPSSRIRTFEDFARVHAILLAASGLPPSLHRRLFLKLSSDTFDGGDFFAVEPCDGGRRRRLVLSAASLPEHSDVFLVDHAWSFRLPDALKQLREVPGLVERMAALMCVDVDTEPEIEGSEAEDEAEAENGTRESMLEIVQREVSRVKERGSNSAAWLELEELGIDDEMLLSLDLSAKLPNLVALNLWGNKLRDADTVVQEITKCGRLRALWLNDNPVLQSGDHFGKAILDGIPGLEIFNSCFTRNYGEWALGFCGGIIGADNPDSFEEGSLSFESITTLDLSNRSIHNLHKVFSPAKMPALSHLNLRGNPLDEIPVGELLKLLGGFSCLQELEVDIPGPLGNSAVKILESLPNISLLNGVSASIIVESGKHIIDSALQPRLPEWTPAEPLVDRVISAMWLYLMTYRLADEEKIDETSVWYVMDELGSALRHSDDANFRVAPFLYMPEGKLASAVSFSILWPTRDVHCGEECTRDYLFGIGEDKQRSARLTAWFHTPENYFIQEFRKYKQQLESKSFCPPTPTIEAPATKSILPSDGRALRVFTDIPQVEEFLRRPEFVLTTDPKDADIIWTSLQVDQEVRNALGLNDHQYVNQFPFEACLVMKHHLAETIHKAQGSPEWLQPTYNLETQLSYLIGDYFVRKRDGLNNLWILKPWNMARTIDTTVTGDLTAIIRLMETGPKICQKYIECPALFRGKKFDLRYIVLLRSLQPFELFLSHVFWVRLANNPYTLEKNSFFEYETHFTVMNYIGRLNHMNTPDFVREFEEEHKVKWRDIHQRIQEMIRRVFESAAAVHPEMHNPYARAMYGVDVMLDHQFMPKILEVTYCPDCTRACKYDTEAILGNQDVIKGRDFINMVFGCLFLDELKHVTPL; encoded by the exons ATGGCGTCGTCTCCTTCCTCGCGAATCCGCACCTTCGAGGACTTCGCGAGGGTCCACGCCATCCTCCTCGCCGCCTCCGGCCTCCCTCCGTCGCTCCACCGCCGCCTCTTCCTCAAGCTCTCCTCCGACACCTTCGACGGCGGCGACTTCTTCGCCGTCGAGCCCTGCGACGGCgggaggcggcgccgcctcgtcctctccgccgcctccctcccCGAGCACTCCGACGTCTTCCTCGTCGACCACGCCTGGTCCTTTCGCCTCCCCGATGCCCTCAAACAG TTGCGGGAAGTGCCGGGATTGGTCGAGCGCATGGCGGCGTTGATGTGCGTCGATGTTGATACGGAGCCCGAGATCGAAGGGTCCGAAGCTGAAGATGAAGCGGAGGCGGAGAACGGAACCCGTGAGAGCATGTTGGAGATAGTGCAAAGAGAAGTGAGCAGAGTGAAGGAGAGGGGGAGCAACTCTGCGGCATGGTTGGAACTTGAGGAGCTCGGAATCGACGATGAGATGCTGCTGTCTCTGGATCTCTCTGCGAAACTTCCG AACCTTGTTGCCCTTAATTTGTGGGGAAACAAGCTTCGGGACGCAGATACAGTGGTGCAGGAAATTACCAAATGCGGAAGGTTAAGAGCTCTATGGTTGAACGATAACCCAGTTCTGCAAAGTGG TGATCATTTTGGTAAAGCAATTCTTGATGGTATTCCGGGTTTGGAGATATTCAATTCGTGTTTCACTCGCAACTATGGCGAGTGGGCCTTAGGTTTTTGTGGGGGCATCATTGGAGCAGATAATCCTGATTCCTTTGAAGAGGGTTCTCTTTCATTCGAGAGCATTACCACTCTTGACCTTTCAAATAGATCTATCCACAACTTACATAAG GTATTTTCTCCTGCTAAAATGCCTGCCCTTTCACATCTGAATCTACGAGGGAATCCATTAGACGAAATACCTGTTGGTGAGCTTTTGAAGTTATTAGGTGGATTTAGCTGTCTGCAAGAGTTGGAG GTTGATATTCCTGGTCCTCTCGGAAACAGTGCAGTTAAAATTCTCGAATCTCTTCCAAATATTTCTTTGCTAAATGGTGTTAGTGCATCCATTATAGTTGAAAGTGGCAAGCATATAATTGATTCCGCACTTCAACCACGTCTTCCGGAATGGACACCTGCAGAACCTCTTGTTGACAGGGTCATTAGTGCAATGTGGTTGTATTTGATGACATATAGGCTTGCAGATGAGGAAAAGATTGATGAAACATCTGTCTG GTATGTTATGGATGAATTGGGATCAGCTTTGAGGCATAGTGATGATGCAAACTTTAGGGTAGCTCCTTTCCTGTATATGCCGGAGGGGAAACTGGCTTCAGCTGTAAG TTTTTCAATTTTATGGCCAACTCGAGATGTTCACTGTGGAGAAGAATGTACTCGTGATTACTTGTTTGGTATTGGAGAGGATAAACAACGTTCTGCCCGGCTTACAGCTTGGTTCCATACACCGGAGAACTACTTTATCCAG GAATTCAGAAAATACAAGCAACAACTGGAATCAAAAAGCTTTTGTCCTCCTACTCCTACTATAGAGGCCCCTGCAACCAAAAGTATACTTCCAAGTGATGGACGTGCTCTCCGGGTTTTTACCGATATACCCCAAGTAGAAGAATTTTTAAGACGACCTGAGTTTGTTCTCA CAACTGATCCAAAGGATGCAGACATCATCTGGACAAGTTTGCAAGTGGATCAAGAAGTGAGGAATGCTCTTGGACTAAACGACcatcaatatgtaaatcaaTTCCCTTTTGAAGCTTGCCTTGTAATGAAGCACCATTTGGCAGAGACCATCCACAAG GCTCAAGGCTCTCCTGAATGGCTCCAGCCTACTTATAACCTAGAAACACAGTTGTCATACCTTATTGGGGATTATTTTGTGCGCAAACGTGATGGACTTAATAATTTATGGATACTAAAACCATGGAATATGGCACGAACAATTGACACAACAGTTACAGGTGATTTGACGGCTATTATCAGACTTATGGAGACTGGTCCTAAGATATGCCAAAAGTATATCGAATGCCCTGCATTGTTTCGAGGGAAGAAGTTTGATCTTCGCTACATAGTCTTACTTCGCAGTTTGCAGCCTTTTGAGTTATTTCTTTCTCATGTGTTTTGG GTTAGGTTGGCAAACAATCCATACACCTTGGAAAAGAACAGCTTTTTTGAGTATGAAACTCATTTCACTGTGATG aattatATTGGAAGGCTGAATCATATGAACACACCAGATTTCGTGAGGGAGTTCGAGGAGGAGCATAAAG TGAAATGGCGAGACATCCATCAACGAATCCAGGAGATGATCCGACGTGTATTTGAGTCAGCTGCAGCAGTCCATCCCGAGATGCATAATCCATATGCTAGGGCCATGTATGGGGTGGATGTTATGCTGGATCATCAGTTCATGCCGAAAATTTTGGAG GTAACATATTGTCCTGACTGCACTAGAGCGTGTAAATATGATACAGAAGCTATCTTAGGAAATCAGGATGTCATTAAAGGCCGCGATTTTATTAATATGGTGTTTGGTTGTCTCTTTCTCGACGAGTTAAAACATGTAACACCTCTGTAA
- the LOC109721603 gene encoding germin-like protein 3-1 — translation MRANLTTLLFPTILFFRFLSPSKPDPDLLHDYCIADTSAAAAQSFHLNGLPCLDPALAQPSHFATSALSKSTNPAATLFGFNVTLTNPATSFPGANAQGLSMARIDLAPGGLAPPHAHPRASEVTLLLQGTLVLVGFVDTSYRLYTQQLRPGDAFVFPKGLVHFLYNFDPVAPAVLLSGLSSQSPGAQLAPLATFRTEPQIIEDVLKKAFKINGQDVQRIQRNLGG, via the exons ATGAGAGCCAATCTCACCACCCTCCTCTTCCCAACCATCCTCTTCTTCCGCTTCCTCTCCCCTTCGAAACCCGACCCCGATCTCCTCCACGACTACTGCATCGCCGACACCTCTGCGGCCGCCGCTCAGTCCTTCCACCTCAATGGCCTGCCGTGCCTCGACCCCGCCCTTGCCCAGCCCTCCCACTTTGCCACTTCCGCACTTTCCAAATCTACCAACCCCGCCGCCACCCTTTTCGGCTTCAACGTAACCCTCACCAATCCTGCCACCTCCTTCCCGGGCGCCAACGCACAG GGCTTATCCATGGCGCGCATCGACCTGGCGCCGGGGGGGCTCGCGCCGCCCCACGCGCATCCGCGCGCCTCCGAAGTGACTCTCCTCCTCCAGGGCACGTTGGTCCTTGTCGGCTTTGTCGACACGTCCTACCGCCTCTACACGCAGCAGCTGCGCCCCGGCGATGCCTTCGTCTTCCCGAAAGGTCTAGTCCACTTCTTGTACAACTTCGATCCAGTGGCTCCTGCAGTGCTGCTTTCAGGGCTGAGCAGCCAGAGCCCCGGCGCGCAGCTCGCGCCCCTCGCGACGTTCCGGACGGAGCCGCAGATAATCGAGGACGTGCTCAAGAAGGCGTTCAAGATCAACGGTCAGGACGTGCAGCGGATTCAGAGGAATCTTGGAGGGTAA
- the LOC109721602 gene encoding pentatricopeptide repeat-containing protein At5g65570, protein MAASSPFKGKPFSLPSFNLLKTLKPTSPSSSSSPRAFRFSSADAYASLLRRVAMDGSVQEARRIHLHMKRSSFPYLALGNKLVDAYLKCGAVDDARDVFDEMPKPHVVSWNGMISSYSRLRRSRDAVALYRRMGLEGVAADEFTFSSVFRAFADLGLVKEGRGAHGHMVVLGLEANNAFVGSALVDMYAKFRRLKEARAVYDSISDKDVVLATALIVGYTQNGEDGAAIMLFADIIGGGIKPNEFTFASVLIACGNLRELMKGKSIHGVIVKLGLEFRNSSQTSLLSMYSKCGLVDDSLKVFERIVNPSMVTWTAVIGCLVCNRREEHALSVLRDMIRGSVGLNAFTLSTALRGCSSLALFEQGKQIHAYATKIGLDGNLYVGAALIDTYGKCGRVRMARSVFDDLPSRDLVSVNTMISSYAQNGHSLEALRMFDSMKGLGLEPNDATFIGVLSACSNAGLVEEGRQLFSLLGNSYTFGPSPDHYARMVDLLGRVGRLEEAEALVSEAKTPDKVLWRTLLSACKLHGKVDIAKRAATKVLELDPEDDATYILLSNIYASSGQWNKVLSMKCRMRGMKVKIDPAMTWVEVNREMHTFMAGDKSHPKAAEIYEELDGLIGKTKETGYAPDTRYVLQELDELEKERSLYYHSEKLAIAFALLCSKRKEIECIAIFKNLRVCGDCHSWIKHVTKSVGKEIIARDAKRFHHFKDGICSCGDYW, encoded by the coding sequence ATGGCCGCGTCGTCTCCCTTCAAAGGGAAACCCTTCTCTCTCCCCTCCTTCAACctcctcaaaaccctaaaaccaacgtctccatcgtcgtcgtcgtccccaCGCGCCTTCCGCTTCTCCTCTGCCGACGCTTacgcctccctcctccgccgcgtcgCCATGGATGGGTCTGTACAAGAAGCGCGGCGCATCCACCTCCACATGAAGCGCTCCTCCTTCCCCTACCTCGCCCTCGGCAACAAGCTCGTGGACGCCTACCTCAAATGCGGTGCCGTGGACGACGCCCGCGacgtgttcgacgaaatgccgaaGCCGCACGTAGTGTCCTGGAACGGTATGATATCGTCTTACTCGCGTCTCCGGAGGAGTAGAGACGCTGTGGCTTTGTATAGGAGGATGGGCCTTGAGGGTGTCGCCGCCGACGAGTTCACGTTCTCGAGCGTTTTCAGGGCGTTCGCCGATTTGGGTCTTGTGAAAGAAGGCCGGGGAGCTCACGGGCACATGGTGGTTTTGGGATTGGAGGCTAATAATGCCTTCGTGGGTAGTGCATTGGTCGATATGTATGCTAAATTTCGGAGATTGAAGGAGGCTCGAGCTGTGTATGATAGTATAAGCGATAAAGATGTCGTCTTGGCGACGGCGTTGATCGTCGGATACACCCAAAATGGAGAAGATGGTGCGGCGATCATGCTCTTTGCAGATATCATCGGCGGCGGCATTAAACCGAACGAGTTCACGTTCGCAAGCGTTCTGATCGCGTGCGGGAACTTGAGGGAGTTGATGAAAGGGAAATCGATTCACGGGGTTATAGTTAAATTGGGATTGGAGTTTCGGAATTCTTCGCAGACCTCGCTTCTTAGTATGTATTCAAAGTGCGGCCTCGTCGATGACTCGCTGAAGGTCTTCGAACGAATCGTGAACCCTAGTATGGTAACGTGGACGGCTGTCATCGGATGTTTAGTATGCAATCGCAGAGAAGAGCATGCTCTCTCGGTGCTTCGCGACATGATTCGTGGTTCAGTTGGTCTCAATGCGTTCACTTTGTCGACGGCTCTTCGAGGGTGTTCATCCCTCGCTTTGTTTGAGCAAGGGAAGCAAATCCATGCCTATGCTACAAAAATTGGATTGGATGGTAACCTTTATGTCGGTGCAGCTCTAATCGATACGTACGGAAAATGCGGACGCGTTAGGATGGCTCGGTCAGTTTTCGATGATCTTCCGAGTCGTGATTTGGTTTCGGTGAACACCATGATCAGTTCGTATGCACAAAATGGGCACAGCCTCGAAGCTCTTAGAATGTTCGATAGTATGAAGGGCTTAGGGTTGGAACCGAATGACGCAACTTTCATCGGCGTTCTTTCCGCTTGTAGTAATGCAGGACTAGTCGAAGAGGGTCGTCAACTATTCTCTCTTCTCGGCAATTCCTATACGTTCGGACCATCTCCTGATCATTATGCACGCATGGTTGACCTACTAGGGCGAGTGGGGAGATTGGAAGAAGCCGAAGCACTGGTAAGTGAAGCTAAAACCCCAGATAAAGTTTTGTGGCGGACGCTTCTAAGTGCGTGCAAACTACATGGTAAAGTAGATATTGCAAAGAGGGCTGCGACAAAGGTACTTGAGCTCGACCCAGAAGACGATGCGACTTACATTCTTTTATCGAACATTTATGCGTCTTCAGGGCAATGGAACAAAGTCTTAAGCATGAAATGTAGAATGAGGGGGATGAAAGTGAAAATAGATCCGGCCATGACATGGGTTGAGGTGAATAGAGAGATGCATACTTTCATGGCAGGAGACAAGTCCCACCCGAAGGCGGCGGAAATATACGAGGAATTGGATGGATTAATTGGGAAAACCAAAGAGACAGGTTATGCTCCAGATACAAGGTATGTGCTCCAAGAATTGGATGAGTTGGAGAAAGAAAGATCCCTATATTACCACAGTGAGAAGCTGGCTATTGCATTTGCCCTACTGTGCAGCAAAAGGAAGGAGATCGAATGCATcgcaattttcaaaaatcttagGGTTTGCGGCGATTGCCATTCCTGGATAAAGCATGTCACAAAGTCGGTAGGGAAGGAGATTATTGCTAGAGATGCTAAGAGGTTTCACCATTTCAAAGATG